A genomic window from Streptomyces sp. HUAS YS2 includes:
- a CDS encoding N-acetylglucosamine kinase, producing the protein MGVSGGQVAVLAIDAGNSKTDVALVGADGSVLGTARGGGFQPPLVGVEAAVDVLGAAVAEAAGAAGLDAPPYAEHVSACLANADLPVEEAELTTALERRGWAGTTEVRNDTFAILRAGVDEPRGVAVVCGAGINCVGMLPDGRTARFPAIGRISGDWGGGGGLAEEAMWFAARAEDGRGEPTELARALPAHFGLPTMYALIEALHLGLIPSGRRHEMTPVLFAVSAAGDAVARSLVHRLAEEVVAMSTVALARLGLLAEEAPVVLGGSVLAARHPVLDTRITELLATRAPKAELRVVSAPPVLGAALLGLDRVNADATAATRLRKRYAAA; encoded by the coding sequence GTGGGCGTGAGCGGGGGGCAGGTCGCCGTGCTGGCGATCGACGCGGGGAACAGCAAGACGGACGTGGCGCTGGTCGGCGCGGACGGGTCGGTCCTCGGGACGGCGCGCGGCGGGGGGTTCCAGCCGCCGCTGGTGGGGGTCGAGGCGGCCGTGGACGTACTGGGCGCGGCGGTCGCCGAGGCGGCCGGGGCGGCGGGGCTCGACGCACCGCCGTACGCCGAGCATGTCTCGGCCTGCCTGGCCAACGCGGATCTGCCGGTCGAGGAGGCCGAGTTGACGACCGCGCTGGAGCGGCGCGGCTGGGCCGGTACGACGGAGGTGCGCAACGACACCTTCGCGATCCTGCGGGCCGGGGTGGACGAGCCGCGCGGCGTCGCGGTGGTGTGCGGGGCGGGGATCAACTGCGTGGGGATGCTGCCGGACGGCCGGACCGCCCGGTTCCCCGCGATCGGGCGGATCTCCGGGGACTGGGGCGGCGGGGGCGGCCTCGCTGAGGAGGCGATGTGGTTCGCCGCGCGGGCGGAGGACGGCCGGGGCGAGCCCACCGAGCTGGCCCGCGCGCTGCCCGCGCACTTCGGGCTGCCGACGATGTACGCGCTGATCGAGGCGCTGCACCTGGGCCTGATACCGAGCGGGCGGCGGCACGAGATGACGCCGGTGCTGTTCGCGGTCTCGGCGGCCGGGGACGCGGTGGCGCGGTCACTGGTCCACCGGCTCGCCGAGGAGGTCGTCGCCATGTCGACGGTCGCGCTGGCACGGCTCGGCCTGCTCGCCGAGGAGGCCCCGGTGGTCCTCGGCGGCAGCGTCCTGGCCGCGCGGCACCCGGTCCTGGACACCCGCATCACCGAACTCCTCGCGACGAGGGCCCCGAAGGCGGAACTCCGCGTGGTCTCGGCCCCTCCGGTCCTCGGCGCGGCCCTCCTGGGCCTGGACCGAGTGAACGCGGACGCTACGGCGGCAACCCGCCTGCGAAAGCGGTACGCAGCGGCCTAG
- a CDS encoding serine/threonine-protein kinase, whose protein sequence is MGGGELYCDTCGLAPVVAPGGMLQSSPTGVAVAGKGSSSSSSSSRSSSRSSAASARSSRSSRSSTSRRSVSGRLSRSLSGASTARSVSVRSSGSSTGQSGRNRLGAGLVAIPEVPRPDPRSAVMANPEVPERKRFCSRSDCGAPVGRARGDRPGRTEGFCTKCGHPYSFVPKLREGEIVHGQYEVAGCLAHGGLGWVYLAVDRAVSDRWVVLKGLLDTGDQDAMAAAISERRFLAEIEHSNIVRIYNFVEHLDQRTGSLDGYIVMEYVGGKSLKEIANARRGPDGRRDPLPVEQACAYGIEALEALGHLHSRNLLYCDFKVDNAIQTEDQLKLIDMGAVRRMDDDESAIYGTVGYQAPEVAELGPTVASDLYTVARTLAVLAFDFQGYTNVFVDSLPDPDNIEVFRTYESFYRFLVRATDPDPARRFASAQEMAEQLTGVLREVVALQSGRPRPALSTLFGTEPKVTDTELFAELTGDVSALGARTVPTGVAGLFGGRNRKATAALPPSATGPFLALLDVRATSLALPVPRVDPGDANAGFLAGLTAAAPAELITALAAAPAPSLELRLRELRARLEMGELGPAGQALAVLEEKHPDDWRVVWYRGVVALATRDYENAALSFDAVYDAFPGEPAPKLALAVCAEVLGQLDNAAEYYRLVWTTDPSYVSTAFGLARVQLAAGDRAGAVRTLESVPEASIHYTAARVAAVRARLRRRAAHDPLATDLTAAAAQVAALQNFGLDAVRRERLSTEVLGTALDWVLSGSPGARPGRTLLLGSELDERGLRFGLERSYRVLARLAQRGEERIELVERANRLRPRTWV, encoded by the coding sequence ATGGGCGGCGGCGAACTGTACTGCGACACCTGCGGGCTGGCCCCGGTCGTCGCGCCCGGGGGCATGCTGCAGTCCTCCCCGACCGGTGTGGCCGTGGCCGGCAAGGGGTCGAGCAGCTCGTCGAGCAGCTCCCGCTCCTCGTCGCGGAGTTCGGCGGCCTCCGCACGCTCCTCGCGCTCGTCGCGCTCGTCGACGTCCCGACGCTCCGTCTCCGGCCGGCTCTCCCGCTCGCTCTCCGGGGCGAGCACCGCCCGGTCCGTCTCGGTGCGCAGCTCCGGCTCGTCCACCGGCCAGTCCGGCCGCAACCGGCTCGGCGCGGGCCTGGTCGCCATACCGGAGGTGCCGCGCCCGGACCCGCGTTCGGCGGTGATGGCGAACCCCGAGGTGCCCGAGCGGAAGCGATTCTGCTCGCGCTCCGACTGCGGCGCGCCGGTGGGCCGCGCGCGCGGCGACCGGCCGGGCCGTACCGAGGGCTTCTGCACCAAGTGCGGGCACCCGTACTCCTTCGTGCCGAAGCTGCGCGAGGGCGAGATCGTGCACGGCCAGTACGAGGTGGCGGGCTGTCTGGCCCACGGCGGCCTCGGCTGGGTCTACCTGGCCGTGGACCGCGCGGTCTCCGACCGCTGGGTGGTGCTCAAGGGCCTGCTCGACACCGGTGACCAGGACGCGATGGCCGCGGCGATCTCCGAGCGGCGCTTCCTCGCCGAGATCGAGCACTCCAACATCGTCCGGATCTACAACTTCGTCGAGCACCTGGACCAGCGGACCGGCTCGCTCGACGGCTACATCGTCATGGAGTACGTCGGCGGCAAGTCGCTCAAGGAGATCGCCAACGCCCGGCGCGGCCCGGACGGCCGGCGCGACCCGCTGCCGGTCGAGCAGGCGTGCGCGTACGGGATCGAGGCGCTGGAGGCGCTCGGCCACCTGCACAGCCGCAACCTGCTGTACTGCGACTTCAAGGTCGACAACGCGATCCAGACCGAGGACCAGCTCAAGCTGATCGACATGGGCGCGGTCCGCCGCATGGACGACGACGAGTCGGCGATCTACGGCACGGTCGGCTACCAGGCCCCGGAGGTCGCCGAGCTCGGCCCGACGGTGGCCAGCGACCTGTACACGGTGGCACGCACGCTCGCGGTGCTGGCCTTCGACTTCCAGGGGTACACGAACGTCTTCGTGGACTCCCTGCCGGACCCCGACAACATCGAGGTGTTCCGGACCTACGAGTCGTTCTACCGGTTCCTGGTGCGGGCGACCGACCCCGACCCGGCGCGCCGGTTCGCCTCCGCGCAGGAGATGGCGGAGCAGCTGACCGGTGTGCTGCGGGAGGTCGTGGCGCTGCAGTCGGGCCGGCCGCGGCCGGCGCTGTCGACGCTGTTCGGCACGGAACCGAAGGTCACGGACACCGAGTTGTTCGCGGAGCTGACCGGGGACGTGTCGGCGCTCGGGGCGCGGACCGTGCCCACGGGCGTCGCCGGGCTGTTCGGCGGCCGGAACCGGAAGGCGACGGCCGCGCTGCCGCCCTCGGCCACGGGGCCGTTCCTCGCGCTGCTCGACGTACGGGCCACGTCGCTGGCGCTGCCGGTGCCTCGGGTCGACCCCGGCGACGCCAACGCCGGCTTCCTCGCCGGTCTCACGGCCGCCGCGCCCGCCGAGCTGATCACCGCGCTCGCCGCGGCCCCCGCGCCCTCCCTGGAGCTACGGCTGCGCGAGCTGCGGGCCCGCCTGGAGATGGGCGAACTCGGCCCGGCCGGGCAGGCGCTGGCCGTCCTGGAGGAGAAGCACCCGGACGACTGGCGGGTGGTCTGGTACCGCGGCGTCGTCGCGCTCGCGACCCGCGACTACGAGAACGCGGCGCTGTCCTTCGACGCGGTGTACGACGCCTTCCCCGGCGAGCCGGCGCCGAAGCTGGCGCTGGCGGTCTGCGCGGAGGTGCTGGGCCAGCTGGACAACGCCGCGGAGTACTACCGCCTGGTGTGGACGACGGACCCGTCGTACGTCAGCACCGCGTTCGGGCTCGCCCGGGTGCAGCTGGCGGCCGGGGACCGGGCCGGCGCGGTGCGGACGCTGGAGTCCGTGCCGGAGGCGTCCATCCACTACACGGCAGCCCGGGTCGCGGCGGTACGGGCACGGCTGCGGCGGCGCGCCGCGCACGACCCGCTCGCCACGGACCTGACGGCGGCTGCGGCGCAGGTCGCGGCGCTGCAGAACTTCGGTCTCGACGCGGTGCGCCGGGAGCGGTTGTCGACGGAGGTCCTGGGTACGGCACTGGACTGGGTACTCTCCGGAAGTCCCGGTGCCCGGCCCGGCCGGACGCTGCTGCTCGGCAGTGAACTGGACGAGCGCGGGCTGCGCTTCGGGCTGGAACGCTCGTACCGGGTGCTCGCCCGGCTGGCCCAGCGCGGCGAGGAGCGGATCGAACTGGTGGAGCGGGCGAACCGCCTCCGCCCCCGGACGTGGGTGTGA
- a CDS encoding glutamate ABC transporter substrate-binding protein — translation MTDVTGRGRRAAARIAGRFKGWGGVGAMAVACGVTAALTLVPLTHAGADADTSGGRTGAGAGFGTGVQVKAEAPCRDPEASLTPSTADGPAVAAIKARGRLVVGVDQSSYRWGYRNPTTRTLEGFDIDLARAIAKDLLGGEDKIIFRAIPTNQRIAALEGGKVDLVVRTMTINCKRIGQVAFSTAYFQAGQQVLAPKDSAITGYDASLTGKRICTAEGSTAYEALEQKSFGAVFKDEGDGTKDDKDLLTVPNQLDCLVRLQMGEVDAVVTDNALAAGQAAQDPAVELKGRPFTTEYYGVAAKLGNDDLVRRVNQVLVQYRQGPWTAAYEKWLKADLPGIAGPPAPKYKSG, via the coding sequence ATGACGGACGTCACAGGGCGCGGGCGGCGGGCGGCGGCCCGGATCGCCGGCCGGTTCAAGGGCTGGGGCGGGGTCGGCGCGATGGCCGTCGCGTGCGGCGTGACCGCGGCCCTCACCCTCGTACCGCTGACGCACGCCGGTGCGGACGCGGACACGTCCGGGGGACGTACGGGTGCCGGCGCCGGCTTCGGTACGGGCGTGCAGGTGAAGGCCGAGGCCCCGTGCCGGGACCCGGAGGCCTCGCTCACCCCGTCCACCGCCGACGGTCCCGCCGTCGCCGCCATCAAGGCGCGCGGCCGGCTCGTCGTGGGCGTCGACCAGAGCAGCTACCGCTGGGGCTACCGCAATCCGACGACCCGCACCCTGGAGGGCTTCGACATCGATCTGGCCCGGGCCATCGCCAAGGACCTCCTGGGCGGCGAGGACAAGATCATCTTCCGGGCCATCCCGACCAACCAGCGGATCGCCGCCCTGGAGGGCGGCAAGGTCGACCTCGTGGTCCGCACGATGACGATCAACTGCAAGCGGATCGGCCAGGTCGCCTTCTCCACCGCCTACTTCCAGGCCGGGCAGCAGGTGCTCGCGCCCAAGGACTCCGCGATCACGGGGTACGACGCCTCCCTCACCGGCAAGCGGATCTGCACGGCCGAGGGCTCCACCGCCTACGAGGCCCTGGAGCAGAAGTCGTTCGGGGCGGTGTTCAAGGACGAGGGCGACGGCACCAAGGACGACAAGGACCTGCTCACCGTGCCCAACCAGCTGGACTGCCTGGTCCGGCTCCAGATGGGCGAGGTCGACGCGGTCGTCACCGACAACGCGCTGGCGGCCGGCCAGGCCGCGCAGGACCCGGCGGTCGAGCTCAAGGGCAGGCCGTTCACGACCGAGTACTACGGGGTGGCCGCGAAGCTCGGCAACGACGACCTGGTGCGCCGGGTCAACCAGGTGCTCGTGCAGTACCGGCAGGGCCCGTGGACGGCAGCGTACGAGAAGTGGCTGAAGGCGGATCTGCCCGGCATCGCCGGGCCGCCGGCGCCGAAGTACAAGAGCGGCTGA